The nucleotide sequence tattctttAAATTTGATGCACAGATGGCTCTGCGAGGTGTTGCAAAAGCCAACTGTGAGCTACTGTGATTGGGGTGGCAGTAGTAGGGGTATCAGGTATCGTTTTGGAGCCAGTTTGCATCTTCAGACATACTTGTTAACAAAACTGAAAAGAATGTTAGTCTTAAAGATAGTCTCTGGCAAATGTTGTAGAGGTTGCATCATTATTTGTTGCGCATATGGTGATTTGATCTGCATTTTCGTGCACTTTAGTTTGATGTGCTTTTCTGTTTATCTCTCGAGTTAATTGCTCCATGTTTCTCCTCTCCCTTTGTCCCACTTTAGAGTGTGTGGAGTTACTGGAATATGTTTTTCCTTCTTAACTTTCTTTGCCTTTCCTATCTTTCCATAGATCCAAGTTGTCTTCcaataaatttttagtttataAGAAAGCTGAACAATCTAATGCGATGAAGAGAACACTGGAGATATCATCCTTGCAGTGCCACAAGATGACTCTCTTATCAGGTTTTGGTTTGTACTCACTGAGCATCACATTTTCTCCTTCAGAAACttattttgtgccattttgctAAGGCTTTCAATGATACCTGAAGAAGTATGAAATGagtaaattaattttcattagAGACGTTTCGCTTTATGTCTAAGCTGAGTTCTATCAGTTTCTCATCCTTGTTGATTGACCTCGGTCATTGTTTTTCCCTTGAAGGAAATTTTCATCGTATAAAATGTGCCATTTTGTTTGGGGCTAGACAACTTCAAGAGATCTTCCAGCTACCAGGTGAAACTCAAACAGAACAGGACCATTATGCTTGATAACATTGAAGACAGGCTCCTTGTGCCTTTTATGTTCTTCAAAATCATTTGGATCAGCACAGACAAGTAGACGAGCTCTGATATTGAAGCGATCCTATATATGTTTTGAGCGAAGCATGGTGCCTGATAGTAGGGAGACTCTGTTCCATCTTGGTTCATAGCAATGACTTCCTTGCTGTCTTATAATCTCAACAGATCAAAAGAGGGGCCTGCAAATTCTAGTTCTAAAAGATTGATTAGCTATTCATTGCTACTAATCCATAACTTTCTATGTCATTATTATCTGCAGAATGTGAAAAACTCTACTTAAATATATGCCTTTTCAGCGTCAGAATATTTTATCCTTGAGTATTTATAACTACAAGTCTGTACACAATCAATACAACTGAATTTGCTCAAAAAATAGCTCTCCATTACTCCACATTTCATTTCTATTGTGACTTGCAGCAAAACCAAAACTTTCAAGAGGTGGAAACAGCTTGAAACTTTGCAAAGTGTTGTTGCCGTTGTCCCAAATGAAATGCGGTGACTATCCACAATAGGCATGCCTTGAGACAAAGCGGAAATGCAATTTATTAGAGGTGAGACCAAAGGGGAAGCAACAATTAAGttacataaaaattaattcaCACATACAGGCAGAGCATAGAGAGAGACTGTTGAAGTTTCCCCATGAAGAGTGCTGGAAAGAAATTTGTACATTCCTGCCGCTGTAGCATCACCAAGTCGTTGAACGATCACATCTATGCATAGCTGCATTGCCATATGTTTTGATTAGCCATGATTTAGATGAGGCATCATCCATATTACCCCTGACAGGGTGTCAATTCCCTTCTCTAATGGCAAGCAAATTAACTTGCGATACGAGAACTGAGAAGAACACTCGAAAAGATGATAACGAAGCAGGATGAATGAATAAAATGTCCATGCAGTGCTTGCATACGAGTTTTGGGGTAGATAGTTCGTTAACAcgcacaaaaaaataaaatcctagtTGGCAAAACTGCATACCTTAGCTTTGTATTTCTCATCCTGTGAGACAACTGTAAATAGCAGTTCTCTTCCAGGCCTAGTTACAACGTAAGTAGTTACCTGCATATCAACAAAGACAAATTGAGATCAACTCAATTATCTAGGAAATCATTTGCATTCTATGACCAATTGAATTTGCCTATGAGAACTCCAaagctggaaaaaaaaagaaagcattaACCGAATCTATAGCCAGAGTATAGCTGCTCGAGCAGTGCAGCCAAAATAAAAGGCCACAGTTGAGAAAGAACCGGAAAGGAAGTTATGAAGACCTTTCTTAAAGTCTCAGAAATGGCAACTGCAACCCAGGTTGGCCAAACAGCAACAGCAACCAAGTTTGAAAAAGCAACAACTGGAGCAGAACATAGAGCTGTAGTAATCCCAGCAATGGTAAGAATTCGCCCCTGCAATTTAATTTGGTAAGTGAAGCAATACAAATTATTATCatagagaaacaaaaagaatgCAGAAATTTATAAAGCAGGGTTCAAATCCTAAAAGTACACTTCAACAAAACACGAAAAAAATATCACATGCTGATGAAAGGCAGAAACAGCCAAGAATGCCATAATCTTccataattttatttcttcaCAACCAGATATGGCATCATAACTAtcagaaaataaatttattttaagttGGACATACTGTTAATGTAAGTTGTCCAGTAAGGATAAAAATAGCAATCCAGCTATTTATCTGGGCAAACAATCTTCTTCTGCCAAGAGAGCTTGTAACTGTCATGGCTATTACAGTGACTTTCTGCATCCACAGAACAAAGCAAGGATTATTGTTTACCATGAGGAAAAATCAATCTGGAAAAAACTCTCATTTTCCTCTGAAGCTTTAAGGAAAAACAGTTATCACTATAAACAATTCAaggtaaaaaattaaattgtaacCCACCATCTTATTTTGAAACACTAACTTAATATCCACACAGTGATCAAAGGGTGTTGTACCTGAAAATAGAAGAACGAGGAGACAACTGCACCCAACCACAAGAATAAGGACACAGACAATAAGTACTTTGAGGCAAATATGAGCTGGAATCCATCTAAGATAGCCCAGACATGAGGCTTTGGCATATGTGCAGTTGATCGAGGGGATAAAGCTTTTAAAGAAGGTGCTGTCTGCCCATTAGCGTCACTTTGTTGATCAGGTATATCTTCTctaaaagcaaaagaaacaatGATCAAAAGATGATAAACAAATGAGAGCTTAGAACGTAAAATGCAGTACATGACTTTTTATAATACCAGATAATGATAAACCTTCTTCAAAAAATTTCCTAGAAAATTATGTAGAGCAGCTTGTAGCAGTTAATTCAAGATAATACACAATCAGATAAGTAACAATAATATGACGCTGATGCCATGAGCTGCATGCAACTCAAAGAAGTTCAAGATATTCAGCAGCAAATCGGAAATCAACAATCaaggagaaagcaaaacaagaagCAGTAAAAAAATAAGTATTTTCAAAATATCTATCTTAATTTTAAATCTCGATGATGCATTAGATGGCATCAATAGAAATATATACATCTGAagcagggaaaaaaatataaagcagCTGACCTGATGGGAGATAATTCTTCAGGGACAAGGGATATATCCTTACTGATCCCTTTTGATGACTGTGCCGCAAGCTCCATTAACAGAGCCGCAAATAAAAGTAAGACTGCAAGTGATAAAGAATGATCATACATGCAAAGTCCCAACCAAAATGCAAAACGTATTTCATATTTCCAAATTTTAGATAAGCATACACACATGGTCCGAGCCAAGCCAATCCTGCAGTAAACAAAGATCCAAAAAGCTGGCCAAATGTGGCACCAGCACCAATGAACCCAAATAGTCTTGAACCTGACTGAATTCAAGAGAAAGATCATTGGTAAACTGCAAACAGAACTCCTTTCATAAGAGACCATGTGGCTGTATACAGACCTCACTATCCATCACGTCAATTATCCTAGCCCAGGTTGAAGAAATAGTGATAAGATTAAGCAAAGCAAGCTTCAAAAAGGCAGAAATTTCAGTCAGATCCTGAATCTGAAAATCCTCAGAAATGTTAATGGCCAAAACCAATCACATATAACTAGTCATACCCAAAGGAACAATCCAGTTCTCACTGAAATGTAAAACAAATCATAGTTTCCCCAACCTCCGGAAGGAGCAGGAATGGTTTGATTCGCATCGACTTTTAGATCCTCCTTTAACTCAGAAGATATGGCAATGATACCCTAGACATGAAAGTAAGTCCAACTAAATAGAATGAGGTATCCCAATTAAATGAATATGGAACACAGAATTGACGTATAAGTATCCGAAAGCAATCCTATCATCAACTTTTTATTTACCTTTGGATTGACTGATGTATATCCTGGAGAGGAAAAGTGCCACAGGACGAAGAATATCACAAGAGACAAACTAAAAAACCTGTGTACCAGAACCAAAGCCTGGAATTTCAAGAAGCGCCTATTACAGGacgaaatgaaaaataatataaataaaaggtCATAACTAGTAAGAATCAGCTAAAAGTACTACATatgaaaatacatttccctttTGCAAAGAAAATGATTAGTTAGAGCAATAAGATAGGAAAATGCTCAAATAAAATTGTTTACTAAAGCAAAGCTAATCATAACTTGCAATAAGCTTATAGAAAGATATGTTAGAGAATTGCCCCATACACATAAGAAGCTAAATTATCCTTAATTTGCACTGCGCATTAAGATTGTGGCTGCCAGGGGGATCTTTGCTGCATATTCTCAAAATCGGAATCTCCTGAAGAAATGCAGACACCAATACTTTTAAGCAAAGCGAAAAGATGCATGATGGACTTCTATATATTGAGTATGGCAAACCACTCCTTTCAATGCTTATAATTATGCTCCCTAGTCTCAGGTTTAGCAAAACCTTATAACCTCACATTGTGTTTTCCGTTAGCAGCTACAATTACataactagaaaaaaaaaatattgccaTGTATGTGATATATGTACACCCAAACTATCAGCAAATTGAATTGTTTCACTATCTAACGTTTAAAAAACATTTGATagcaaaaataattatattataaacTGATATTAAAACTAATATCATAAGGTGATGtccattcaaaataaaattacttcaaatcaaaaggaagaaaaagaaaagccatCTATCAGATGACAAATgatcaagagaagaaaaaagaaagtgcaCTAACTTTGGCCTTGGAGAAATTCGGCAAAGAGAAAATGAGAGTAGAAAGAGGAGCGGCAATCAAGGTGAGGACTAGCGAACCCACAAACAGGCCAGGAAGGTTTGATAATCCGAGAGAGATTGCACCATCATCCCGCAAAGGCAGCACCACAAAATAAGCGCTCAAAATCTGCGATTTGagatcacaaaatcaatcacGAAGATCCAAAATCGaaacccaaaacaaaaaactcaaTCTTTTTTTGAATTGCGAGACACGGATAGAGCTGTATGGTATGTGATTACAAAGAAGAAGCATGAGGAGGAATGGAGCAGAGCAGAGGTCTCGTGAGGGTGCACCGAGACGAATGTGGACAGGATGGCATGTAAACGGGACCTGCTCATCCTTCTCTCTTGCACTCTGGAATGGGTGACCCCGACAAAGAGAAAACACTTCGAAACAACGATCCCGATTCAATATCTCATTCTGCAGCTTCAAGGTCAAAGCATGgccctttttattttatttttctattctcTTTTTGTTTAACATCTTGTTAAATAAAAATGACTAGATTTATTTTAACCGAAAACTACATAGTCCAAGTTCCGTATGGATCTAAACTATAACCGTCGAGCTCACAAATCACAAAAATATAAGCTTAATTTACATCATGAAATGATCAGAGGCGTACAAGTTCAATATTGATCTAAACTAGAACCGTCAAGTCCAAATATCACAAAAATATAAGCTTAATTTACATCATGAAATAATTTCATAATCAGAGGCAGCTTTTCTTCACACTGTTAGATGGACAACATTTTTTTGACTGAATGTATAAAATGAATCTGATTACATTCATTGGCTAAATTTGTACTACAACCATGCCAAACAGAATCAAGTCAAGaaaacattttttatttcaCTTCAGTCTCTCGCTTCTCAGCCTCTCCAACTCCCTAACCATTTGCCAGTGCTCCAATGTCAGGCAGGTTTCACCAAAACTTGCAGACATTAGACGACCCATTGTTAACCACCtgtattgaaaagaaaaataactaCGTTAAGCAGAAGATCCAAATGTCATCCATAAGTCATGGTAGTATAAACTCTGACGCTTTCTAACCTGCTAAAGTCTTGGCTGCCTAAACTACGATCTGCTTGCCTTGCTGCAACCAAGTCGTTTTCTACCACCTGCATTTGAAAGCAGCAGCCATTAATCAAGATATGTAAGGAAGGTAACTCATGACTTCATGCACATATTTTTAGAGTAATCAATGAATTGTTGTGAGCCAACATTAGAATAATGCACCGTCATTTAAGGGGATAAAAGAACCGTTAAAAGAGACTGTCCTACTCTTATTTACTAAAAAGGTAGCACGAGGAGTCTAAGCATATAGAACTCCGCAAATGAAAACAATTAGAACCCTTGATCTGCTAATTAAGTAGCTTTGACATCATTAATCATCTTTCTACAGTGTACAAGAAACAAATGGCAGAACAAGGAAAAATGATGACAAACCATTTAAATCCAACTCCAAATACCTTCTGCATTTCTAAGTCAATAGAATGTGGCAAGGATCTAACTGTGGACAAATACCATCTCCAGGCTTCCAGTGCTTCTGCAGCCACAACTGCATTGGAGACCACAGAAGGCTGGAAAGGTATAACTATATCTGCTGGCAAGATATTTGATTTCCCCTCAGAGAGAACTAGCAAGTGCACATCAGCTGCCATCTCCATTTTATAATACTTAAAATCATAGTCAACCTGAAGGAAGAAGATTCATATGTCAATCTTGTTACTTAACAAACAGCGATTTGGATGGTAAAGTCAGATGCAATAATACATTCATAAGATCATTGCTGAAATATTTTTGAGACATCTATGCATGCACagttcaattaattaaaagcaGTTACACTTTTCTAAATTTATTTGTCAAAAAGCAAACCACTCAAAAGTCTTTCCTGTACCCTAATGAAAGATACAACATTGATACAAATACCAAAGCATGCCTCAATTCAATCAGACAAAAAGCAAAATCACCTTTTGGAGCTCTGTTAACTCTTTAAGCAACCTCACATTCTCTACTCCGACAGGGTTGAGGGTGCCTGCTTCCAATTTTGTCTCATCAATGATCAGCTGCGAGCCCTCAGCTAGCTGCAGAACACCAGGTACCAGTCTGGGACAATTTACCGAAGTAAAGTCGTCACAAAATTGAGCAGAAATTGATGGCTCAAATTTGTCAAAAGACAAATGGAAGAACAAGATGATCCCTTATCATAAAACAATAAGTAAATTACCTGTTTATATCATAATCCTTTCTTGGAGCAAGTGAAGCAGTGTTAAGATATTGCACAGTAAGGGGTATCCAATGCGTGAATGGCAAGAGGCTCTCAAGGGAAATTCGAAGCTGAGTGCCAAACACAGTCACGCTCTCTTTGTTTAAAGCGGTAAGATTTAGTGAAAGCTTCCCAACAGCAACGTTGTCTACTCTAGCATGTACCTACTTAGAAAGTAGTATTACTTAATAATTCCTAGGTGCTGTATACAAGAAGGAAAGTAAAGAAATCCCAACAAGAAATTTGTGACTATACTTACTGGTAAAAAAAAGGGCATGTTGTACATGTGGAGTGAATataaaaattagggtttgtCTGATATGCTTGTTTTCCATGCATTttccaaaaaacaacccctaaAACACATTTGGTTGCCCATTTTAGAAAATACGGAAAACAGGAAATCACTTGAAAAAAActtggaaacaaaaaacaaaaaaaaaaagtagttttCTGGAAAAATAGAAGACACGGGAAACagagaaaacataaaacaaaccaaacagaccctaaacTTTTTACGCACATGGATTTGAACCAAATGCCATTAATATAGAGAAACCATTTACCCTGGACAGAAGATGCAACAACATGAAATGTGCTGCTAACCCATCATTGCCGAGAACAGTTGTAAGATGTCCCAACAGAGCTTCCCTTGCCATTTTTACTAAATCCAGTTTTGGCTGTAGAATCAACCACACAAGAACGAGTTAGCAGTGCATCAACGGAATGCAATAAATGGAATAAaggaaagatgcgaagagaACATAGATCAACGAACAGCCACATATATGGCCGGTAGAAAAGCTACGCTGAGAAGAAAATTCACCTCCATTGTGGGAGGACCACCATGTAGAAAGTCAAGCATAGCAAGCTTCCTGTGAATAATACAGTGGAGACGAGGCACCTGCAACAAGAAGAAAAGTGAAGAGGACCATATGAGCTAATAATACATTATGGCAGGCACTAGAGAAGATATTAAATCTTTCCAATTCCACAGAGAATTTGagtaaaaaaaacacatactgGCAGTGTGGAATTTACAAAAGCATGACTAAGAGCATGTAATTTTTCTTGGGCCActaaaatttcaaaagaaatgCATAGAACAAATAAAGAGTTATTTTATGTTCAGATAAATGGGCCTAGATATTGCTGTATCGCACTCGCACCACCAGTCTTCTTCACACAAATCGATTGCAAAAATTCTCTAGTGGACTGtaatttaagaacactaaaaagtgcCATAGACAagtgaagaaagaaaagagtggaTACAAGTGAGAATTCAGTgtgaaattaaaagaaattttgCACCCAAGGATAACTACTTACCTTGTTAGGTGGCCCATGgaccaaatcatcatcacctaaACCGGTTGACAACTCATCATAATCATCTTTCTCCACCATGAGCTCTGAATCAAAGGTGAGGACCCCAACAAACTCAAAAACATCATTCAGCTTCAACTCAGACTCGGGAGAGTCATAAACCTgcataatcaaacaaaaaaaagttacaaGCTTGGAAAAATACTGAAGAACCAATTCCCATTTAATATTGTTCACATTGGAAAAGGCACTGATCACTCACCTTTACCAGACACGGAAGAGAATCTCTTTCAATATCAGGTAATGCAGTAGAACAACTACCCTTAGCTTGCTCGTCTTGAATCTGGGAAGACATAGAAGTGTTTCCATCCTCTCTCTAAGAAAGGGAAAGAATTCTACTATTACAAATTTTGGTTTCCGAGAGAGTATACCactcatttcaaacataattgcaGGGAGTGGAATTTATTAATGTGAATCTAAATCTAAAGAAGCATAGGAAGCATGTGCTAATGTCTGGTTAGAAATATGAAGTAAATCCAACCAAAATAGACCAGAATTACTTCAGATTTGGGAAAGTCTATCAAGGACACAACCACTTGGAATTTCCCTAAGGCTGGCTAATTGTTTGACACCTGAAACCCAGGTTTTAAAACGTTATTGTTTTATGGCTGTCATCATTCAAAGCTTTTATTATGACTATTTCGTGACACGAAACCCACATGGAAAGACCTATGTATAACAGCCTTAAGTGTTAGCAACACATTATAAATTTAGAATAAGATAGTGATCTTTAAAAGTCACAAGATCAAAGCCATTTCTAGAATTTCAAGCATGTAAATCATTGACGTCATCCATTTTTCCTTCAACTTAGGAAAGTATAACACTTTGATCATTCATGACTGCATGGTATGAAGCTAAACCCAAAATAAATAAGTTAATTGAAAAGGCATTTGCTCACCATTTTTTTGGCATTAGGAGAATCTTGAAACTCGTTATATGTTACCTGTCATTAACGACAGAATGTCAGACAAGTGAACAGTGAACCCATCATCCTACATTAAGACAGGTAGATGGAAAGCCTCAAAATTATCAAGTATAAACAAAGCATTCAACTCATCAAACCAAACATTCCAGTTAAAACACACATATAGAAACATCAAAGTTGCCCTTACTGACAAACCGACATGATTAGTTAAAGTAAGGTTGAAGGGAAATAGGCAAATAAAAGAGGTATGTTGTATGGTAAGCACCATAGAAACCATGCTATCAGTAGCTTCAACATCCATTCTCCGCCGCTTCTCTCTTTGTAGGAATGTCTGATCGGTGGATCCATTTCTTCCTACTTCCGAATGAGATTCAGTCCATGAATTCAGGCCAGGGACCTAAAAACAAGTTTATAAAAGGGAATAATCCATGGACAATCAGATCATAAAGCAAGCTGTATGGTTTTCTACGAAATACAAATTATGACAGCACATATATAAATTAACAGAAGTACCAACAATTACAGTGAACAAGGCGGGGTCGGGGATAGGGAGCATGTCCGCAGACCTTATCGCACATAATAGGACTATGAATAGTGACAAGAAAACTCACTGGAACACAGTACAGCAAACGACGTTCCCAGATCTGCATATTAGATGCAGAGACATTTGGGAAGTGAGAGACATCAGCAAACTTGTTGGTCCTCCACACAGAGCCATccttaaataaacaaaaaaaaaaatattttagcgTAATTAGATAAAGCTGAGAAGGTTCACTAAGACATAATAGAAGCAAAAAAAAGTACCTTGTAGGCTCCTGCGTAGAACTCATTACCCAGCATGTCTTGTATCATACCACGGAATCGAACAAGCGAATGGGGCTGAACCCATCTGATGCTTGTAGGATTAAGTAATGGAACCTAATTCCAGGAATCCAGTTTAAAACTTAAGCTGAAAGCCTCAATCTAGAATATATTTGACaattaaatagtgtataactCTATTAAAAACATAGAAATGTATATTACATTAAACCGAAACTGAGTTTCAATTAATAGAGAGTTGAAATGCAACAGCAATTATTATAgcactgcaaaaaaaaaaaaaaaaaaaaacgattcACCAACTTTAAAATCCCATTAAGGAGCTAAACAAAATATCATTGATTTCATTTCCCACACACAGATGCAATATCTTCTTTGCTCATAACTCTTTAAATAAAATATGATGCATTCTGCATTATTATTTGTCAAGAAATTAACATCGAAATCAGGTTTAGGGTTCATTCGTACAGATACTACGCATATACAGAAGTTGAATTGAATTGGACCTGAGAGACGTTGGCTTGGTCGAAGAGGAAGTTGCGAAAGAGATCGATGGCGCCCCAGTCTTTGCCGCCGAAGGATGCCGGATCGAGGGATCCAGAGGAGATCGCCTTCTCGAAAGTCAATCGGACGGCTCCCAATGGATTCGCCAGGCAATCGTACGGAGGTCCCaccatttttcttctctgtaTGCTGCGACTACCGCACTCAGTCTCTCTCTGGTAGTGGTAGCGACTGCAAGTGATAAAAAAGAGAAGTGTTTCCCGCGAAATATTGGGGAGGGTTCATTGTGTTTCCCGCCATTTTGGGTCGTGATATGGTAACAGCTGCTGCCGAGCCTTATTCCACACACACGAGTCCAGTTTACTCGAGGTGAATTCCTTACTGTAAATTTTTTTCCAAAGGGTATAAGCCTACAAACCGTAGCCAAGTAAAGGAGGCAACTGGATTCAAGAAATAACCAAAACAACCACTAGAAAATATCGGGATGACATCATTGTCCCGGGATAAAACCGAACATATTAAACAAATAGATAAAACACGATCCCGATATGAACTTTgacaaactaaataaataaacattaaagatagaaaaacaaaaacaaaaaatcataaatggtCTGGATCAAGTGTGTTTGACTTCCACTCCATCAAGATTTGAAGTTGAATTCCTCACTGTATTAGAGTATATATTAACTTCATATTTATATATCAAACCAGTATTCATTTAGCAGATCACCGAACGTCTATGTAGTTTGGGCTTTGGAGAATATTTTAGTCCACAAATGTGAGTATAATTAGGTGTTATTATAACTAGGAATCATTACTGTAAAATGATCAAATACATAATAAGAAAaccaatcaatttcaaaaaaaattatgtacattcatatgaaatttcttCAAAACTTGCTATTTCGTTTCAACTTTTCTTACATATAATTATTTTCTCACATATAGCTATCgaaaattatatat is from Tripterygium wilfordii isolate XIE 37 chromosome 14, ASM1340144v1, whole genome shotgun sequence and encodes:
- the LOC120014846 gene encoding uncharacterized protein LOC120014846 encodes the protein MSRSRLHAILSTFVSVHPHETSALLHSSSCFFFILSAYFVVLPLRDDGAISLGLSNLPGLFVGSLVLTLIAAPLSTLIFSLPNFSKAKALVLVHRFFSLSLVIFFVLWHFSSPGYTSVNPKGIIAISSELKEDLKVDANQTIPAPSGGWGNYDLFYISVRTGLFLWLALLNLITISSTWARIIDVMDSESGSRLFGFIGAGATFGQLFGSLFTAGLAWLGPFLLLFAALLMELAAQSSKGISKDISLVPEELSPIREDIPDQQSDANGQTAPSLKALSPRSTAHMPKPHVWAILDGFQLIFASKYLLSVSLFLWLGAVVSSFFYFQKVTVIAMTVTSSLGRRRLFAQINSWIAIFILTGQLTLTGRILTIAGITTALCSAPVVAFSNLVAVAVWPTWVAVAISETLRKVTTYVVTRPGRELLFTVVSQDEKYKAKLCIDVIVQRLGDATAAGMYKFLSSTLHGETSTVSLYALPACLLWIVTAFHLGQRQQHFAKFQAVSTS
- the LOC120014481 gene encoding mini-chromosome maintenance complex-binding protein translates to MVGPPYDCLANPLGAVRLTFEKAISSGSLDPASFGGKDWGAIDLFRNFLFDQANVSQVPLLNPTSIRWVQPHSLVRFRGMIQDMLGNEFYAGAYKDGSVWRTNKFADVSHFPNVSASNMQIWERRLLYCVPVPGLNSWTESHSEVGRNGSTDQTFLQREKRRRMDVEATDSMVSMVTYNEFQDSPNAKKMREDGNTSMSSQIQDEQAKGSCSTALPDIERDSLPCLVKVYDSPESELKLNDVFEFVGVLTFDSELMVEKDDYDELSTGLGDDDLVHGPPNKVPRLHCIIHRKLAMLDFLHGGPPTMEPKLDLVKMAREALLGHLTTVLGNDGLAAHFMLLHLLSRVHARVDNVAVGKLSLNLTALNKESVTVFGTQLRISLESLLPFTHWIPLTVQYLNTASLAPRKDYDINRLVPGVLQLAEGSQLIIDETKLEAGTLNPVGVENVRLLKELTELQKVDYDFKYYKMEMAADVHLLVLSEGKSNILPADIVIPFQPSVVSNAVVAAEALEAWRWYLSTVRSLPHSIDLEMQKVVENDLVAARQADRSLGSQDFSRWLTMGRLMSASFGETCLTLEHWQMVRELERLRSERLK